A region from the Pseudomonas sp. P8_229 genome encodes:
- a CDS encoding (2Fe-2S)-binding protein: MANRPLQLTLNGQSVGPVDIPDDLPMIDYLHEYKNLTGSRLGCGQGICHACVVIVDNPDGTSEEVRTCITGAHYFEGKKVRTIEAHAKRDEQGQVTELNPIQQRFVDEFAFQCSYCAPGFVNAATVLVEKLQRQPIAKSKLEQVIEDSLGHHVCRCTGYVRYYNATRNVLTDLGLVKEG; the protein is encoded by the coding sequence ATGGCTAACCGTCCGCTTCAACTGACCCTCAATGGTCAATCCGTCGGCCCGGTGGACATCCCTGATGACCTGCCGATGATCGACTACCTGCACGAATACAAGAACCTCACCGGTTCGCGCCTGGGCTGCGGCCAGGGCATCTGCCACGCCTGCGTGGTGATCGTCGACAACCCGGACGGCACCAGCGAAGAAGTGCGCACCTGCATCACCGGCGCGCATTACTTCGAAGGCAAGAAAGTGCGCACCATCGAAGCTCACGCCAAGCGTGACGAGCAGGGTCAGGTCACTGAACTGAACCCGATCCAGCAACGCTTCGTCGACGAATTCGCCTTCCAGTGCAGCTACTGCGCGCCGGGTTTCGTCAACGCCGCGACGGTGCTGGTGGAGAAGCTGCAGCGCCAGCCGATCGCCAAGAGCAAGCTGGAACAGGTCATCGAGGACAGCCTCGGCCATCACGTCTGCCGTTGCACCGGGTACGTGCGTTACTACAACGCCACCCGCAACGTGCTGACCGATCTCGGCCTGGTCAAGGAGGGTTGA
- the csrA gene encoding carbon storage regulator CsrA, translating into MLILTRKVGESINIGDDITITILGVSGQQVRIGINAPKNVAVHREEIYQRIQAGLTAPDKPQTP; encoded by the coding sequence ATGCTGATACTCACCCGCAAAGTCGGTGAAAGCATAAACATTGGTGATGACATTACGATCACCATCCTCGGCGTAAGCGGTCAGCAAGTCCGCATCGGCATCAACGCCCCGAAAAACGTCGCCGTACACCGCGAAGAGATTTATCAGCGTATTCAGGCTGGCCTGACCGCCCCGGACAAGCCACAAACACCCTGA
- a CDS encoding xanthine dehydrogenase family protein molybdopterin-binding subunit, giving the protein MSNRDISRRSFLQGGLVAGVSVTLAPLSSQALAALMENSVTVPSEKWLGNNGKARQRNDALSKVCGSKVFARDIRSRDMPGWPEQQGHAMLLKTIKADRIYDGYDLSWLGADLQPDRIVTAADLDKDGIVFPEEHAPDPLLPEGKVPMFIGHPVAILIWNDFERFRQAKNKLKFNDKAIRYGAQVPYYEGDPYGSFRYVRVGGPTSADEDEFASLKDSILFPMLKNRRPVWNSQPNLHGNLTERGLFYADRMKQEIDTPPDNWLVFDERYKTPSIEPAAMEPDNGNGWYDPKTKTLHFVVATQCPLEAATETAKMIAPSRFGLANLNMHPGYTVGYGSKDHNIFVYYAALAALYGAGVPVRLANDRYEQFQSGIKRHPFDIRYQLAVDKNDYSFKIFRAEMSVDGGGRINYSPSVAAVGATAAQSIYYMPQNDLQVTAYHSRGVEAGSMRGYGTLQSMASTEMMVDEIANRLGVDAIDLRRKNALRSGMKNTQGAIPAGALRLHEILDKASVHEVWKNRDAIKQQREAADPDNWYGIGFAICQKDFGTGSEAPMASIEFTAEGRITLRHIGIEIGTGMSTSQALVVADFLGSPAHDVKTGETEWKEMQLITSGNPYIMSQAEQDNLLRNPRWVGKLASASSATNSAYYFSHATREAARVLFNNGLWPAAMEIWRQGPYGGQANPYVVRREDAHWVDGKLTANGMQPLTFEELARRAHERGLVTGATVHAFNRWSWAEAEYSIDGVRERLPLDGLAVKYGDGAPKAKKALMSTAGFHLLDRQNINYPVVQLNNAAVTYYSPVATLVELKVNKGSAEVEVLNHHSWVECGRVLVEELVKGQLEGGIAMGIGHALMEEMPLYEGGPGEGDWNFNRYRLPMARHVAVWKQTAEILPPLSPSDPSKGIAEVVMIPVVGAIGNAVAHAIGKRVRDLPITAARIKEALNG; this is encoded by the coding sequence ATGTCCAACCGTGATATATCCCGGCGCTCGTTCCTCCAGGGCGGGCTGGTGGCGGGTGTGAGCGTCACGCTCGCGCCGCTCAGCAGTCAGGCGCTGGCTGCCTTGATGGAAAACAGCGTCACTGTGCCGTCCGAGAAGTGGCTCGGCAACAACGGCAAGGCGCGCCAACGTAACGACGCATTGTCCAAGGTCTGCGGCAGCAAAGTATTCGCCCGCGACATTCGCTCCAGGGACATGCCGGGCTGGCCTGAACAGCAAGGCCACGCCATGCTGCTCAAAACCATCAAGGCTGACCGTATCTACGACGGCTACGACCTGTCGTGGCTCGGCGCCGACCTGCAACCTGACCGTATCGTCACCGCGGCCGACCTGGACAAGGACGGCATCGTGTTTCCGGAAGAGCATGCCCCGGACCCATTGCTGCCGGAAGGCAAAGTGCCGATGTTCATCGGTCACCCGGTAGCGATCCTGATCTGGAACGATTTCGAGCGTTTCCGCCAGGCCAAGAACAAACTCAAATTCAATGACAAGGCGATTCGTTACGGTGCACAAGTGCCGTACTACGAAGGCGACCCCTATGGCAGCTTCCGCTACGTGCGCGTGGGTGGCCCGACCTCGGCTGATGAAGACGAATTCGCCAGCCTCAAGGACTCGATCCTGTTCCCGATGCTGAAAAACCGTCGCCCGGTGTGGAATTCCCAGCCGAACCTGCACGGCAACCTGACCGAGCGTGGTCTGTTCTACGCCGACCGCATGAAGCAGGAGATCGACACGCCGCCGGACAATTGGCTGGTGTTCGACGAACGTTACAAGACCCCGTCGATCGAGCCGGCCGCGATGGAGCCGGACAACGGCAACGGCTGGTACGACCCGAAAACCAAGACCCTGCACTTCGTGGTGGCTACCCAGTGCCCGCTGGAAGCTGCGACCGAGACTGCGAAAATGATCGCGCCGTCGCGCTTCGGCCTGGCCAACCTGAACATGCACCCGGGTTACACCGTGGGTTACGGTTCCAAAGACCACAACATCTTTGTCTACTACGCAGCCCTCGCGGCGTTGTACGGCGCCGGAGTGCCGGTGCGTCTGGCCAACGATCGCTACGAGCAGTTCCAGAGCGGCATCAAGCGTCACCCGTTCGACATCCGCTACCAGCTGGCGGTGGACAAGAACGATTACAGCTTCAAGATTTTTCGCGCTGAAATGAGTGTTGATGGCGGCGGTCGGATCAACTACAGCCCGTCGGTGGCTGCGGTTGGCGCCACGGCTGCACAGTCGATCTACTACATGCCGCAGAACGATCTGCAGGTCACCGCTTACCACTCGCGTGGTGTTGAAGCGGGTTCGATGCGCGGCTACGGTACGCTGCAAAGCATGGCCTCGACCGAAATGATGGTCGACGAAATCGCCAATCGCCTCGGTGTCGACGCGATCGACCTGCGTCGCAAGAACGCTCTGCGTTCGGGCATGAAAAACACTCAGGGTGCGATCCCGGCCGGTGCCTTGCGCCTGCACGAGATTCTCGACAAGGCTTCGGTGCACGAAGTCTGGAAAAACCGCGACGCGATCAAGCAGCAGCGCGAAGCCGCCGACCCGGACAACTGGTACGGCATCGGTTTTGCCATTTGCCAGAAAGACTTCGGCACCGGTTCGGAAGCGCCGATGGCCAGTATCGAATTCACCGCTGAAGGTCGCATTACCCTGCGCCACATCGGTATCGAAATCGGCACCGGCATGTCCACTTCGCAAGCATTGGTGGTGGCCGATTTCCTCGGCAGCCCGGCGCATGACGTGAAGACTGGTGAAACCGAATGGAAGGAAATGCAGCTGATCACCAGCGGCAACCCTTACATCATGAGTCAGGCCGAGCAGGACAACCTGCTGCGCAACCCGCGCTGGGTCGGCAAGCTGGCCTCGGCGTCGTCCGCGACCAACTCGGCTTATTACTTCAGCCACGCCACCCGTGAAGCGGCGCGCGTGCTGTTCAACAACGGTTTGTGGCCGGCGGCCATGGAGATCTGGCGTCAGGGGCCTTACGGCGGGCAAGCCAACCCTTACGTCGTGCGTCGTGAAGATGCGCATTGGGTCGACGGCAAGCTCACTGCCAACGGCATGCAGCCGCTGACCTTCGAAGAGCTGGCCAGGCGCGCTCACGAGCGTGGTCTGGTGACCGGCGCCACCGTGCACGCGTTCAACCGCTGGAGCTGGGCCGAGGCCGAATACAGCATCGACGGCGTGCGCGAGCGTCTGCCGCTCGACGGTCTGGCGGTGAAGTACGGCGATGGTGCGCCGAAGGCGAAGAAAGCGCTGATGAGCACGGCGGGTTTCCACCTGCTGGATCGCCAGAACATCAACTACCCGGTTGTCCAACTGAACAATGCTGCGGTGACTTACTACAGCCCGGTGGCCACGCTGGTAGAACTGAAGGTCAACAAAGGCTCGGCGGAAGTCGAAGTACTCAACCACCACTCGTGGGTCGAGTGCGGCCGGGTGCTGGTCGAAGAACTGGTCAAGGGCCAGCTCGAAGGTGGGATCGCCATGGGCATCGGTCACGCGCTGATGGAAGAGATGCCGCTGTACGAAGGCGGACCGGGGGAGGGTGACTGGAACTTCAACCGTTATCGCCTGCCGATGGCTCGCCACGTGGCGGTGTGGAAGCAAACGGCAGAGATTCTGCCGCCGCTGTCGCCAAGCGATCCGTCCAAAGGCATCGCCGAAGTGGTGATGATCCCGGTGGTCGGTGCCATCGGTAACGCTGTGGCGCACGCCATCGGTAAACGTGTTCGCGATCTGCCAATCACTGCTGCGCGCATCAAGGAGGCCCTCAATGGCTAA
- a CDS encoding FAD-binding oxidoreductase has translation MANTPYPESYYAASANAVPPRPALQDDVETDVCVIGAGYTGLSSALFLLENGFRVTVLEAAKVGFGASGRNGGQIVNSYSRDIDVIERSVGPKQAQLLGQMAFEGGRIIRERVAKYNIQCDLKDGGVFAALSAKQMGHLESQKRLWERFGHTQLELLDERRIREVVACDQYVGGMLDMSGGHIHPLNLALGEAAAVESLGGTIYEQSPAVRIERGTNPVVHTPQGKVRAKFIIVAGNAYLGNLVPELAAKSMPCGTQVITTEPLGEELAKSLLPLDYCVEDCNYLLDYYRLTGDKRLIFGGGVVYGARDPANIEAIIRPKMLKAFPQLKDVKIDYAWTGNFLLTLSRLPQVGRLGDNIYYSQGCSGHGVTYTHLAGKVLAEALRGQAERFDAFADLPHYPFPGGQMLRTPFAALGAWYYGLRDKFGF, from the coding sequence ATGGCGAACACCCCTTACCCAGAGTCTTATTACGCTGCGTCGGCCAATGCCGTACCGCCACGTCCGGCCTTGCAGGACGATGTGGAGACGGATGTCTGTGTGATCGGCGCCGGGTACACCGGGCTGTCCTCGGCGTTGTTTCTGCTGGAGAACGGTTTTCGCGTGACGGTGCTGGAAGCGGCCAAGGTTGGTTTCGGGGCCTCGGGGCGTAATGGCGGGCAGATCGTCAACAGCTATAGCCGCGACATCGACGTCATCGAACGCAGCGTCGGGCCCAAGCAGGCGCAATTGCTCGGGCAGATGGCGTTCGAGGGCGGCCGGATCATTCGCGAGCGCGTCGCCAAGTACAACATCCAGTGCGACCTGAAGGACGGCGGCGTGTTCGCCGCCCTCTCCGCCAAGCAGATGGGTCACCTGGAATCACAGAAGCGCCTGTGGGAACGCTTCGGCCATACGCAACTGGAGCTGCTCGACGAGCGCCGCATTCGCGAAGTGGTGGCCTGCGATCAGTACGTCGGCGGCATGCTCGACATGAGCGGTGGCCACATCCATCCGCTGAACCTGGCGCTGGGTGAGGCCGCCGCCGTGGAATCCCTCGGCGGTACAATCTACGAGCAATCGCCCGCCGTGCGCATCGAGCGCGGCACCAACCCGGTGGTGCACACGCCGCAAGGCAAGGTCAGGGCCAAGTTCATCATCGTCGCCGGCAACGCCTACCTCGGCAATCTGGTACCGGAACTGGCGGCCAAGTCCATGCCATGCGGCACGCAGGTGATCACCACCGAACCGCTGGGCGAAGAGCTGGCGAAATCCCTGCTGCCACTGGATTACTGCGTTGAGGACTGCAACTACCTGCTCGACTATTACCGTCTGACCGGCGACAAGCGCCTGATCTTCGGCGGCGGCGTGGTTTACGGCGCGCGGGATCCAGCGAACATCGAAGCGATTATCCGTCCGAAAATGCTCAAGGCCTTCCCGCAGCTGAAAGACGTGAAGATTGACTACGCCTGGACTGGCAACTTCCTGCTGACCCTGTCGCGCCTGCCGCAGGTCGGGCGTCTGGGCGACAACATCTATTATTCACAAGGCTGCAGCGGCCACGGCGTGACCTACACGCACCTGGCCGGCAAGGTGCTGGCTGAAGCATTGCGCGGTCAGGCTGAGCGTTTCGATGCGTTTGCTGATTTACCGCACTACCCATTCCCGGGCGGGCAGATGCTACGTACGCCGTTTGCCGCGTTGGGCGCGTGGTACTACGGGTTGCGCGACAAATTCGGATTCTGA
- a CDS encoding cytochrome c: MKHLLTRLTLAVGLAAPVLFAHADDQVKRGEYLARAADCMACHTAPGGAPFAGGLPIVSPFGTIYGTNITPSKEYGIGLYSDDEFFAALTEGKRRDGANLYPAMPYTSYHLVPREDSDAIHAYLKTIEPIERAAPVTSLSFPFNVRLGLMGWNMLYGKALKLQPAEGKSESWKRGQYMVEVLGHCGECHTPRGLPGAMQLDKRLTGGILNGYLAPSLLATDLAARGWNQQDLSTFLKHGMSAQGTMFNEMFPVFHNSTQGLNDQDLAAMATFLLGDKPPAAKELVEVPVDKLSPSAQRGRQEYLNVCAGCHAAGGEGKPHIAVAMRGNTTLRLEDPRNLVRVIEDGIGEQKFAGFEHMQPMPGFADKLSAEQLTDLMNYLRQGWGGQSAALAVSDVQKLQAEVPAVEHKAH, from the coding sequence ATGAAGCATCTACTGACCCGCCTGACTCTGGCGGTCGGGCTGGCTGCGCCGGTGTTGTTTGCCCACGCCGATGATCAGGTCAAGCGCGGCGAATACCTCGCCCGCGCGGCCGACTGCATGGCGTGCCACACCGCACCGGGCGGCGCGCCGTTTGCCGGCGGGCTGCCGATCGTGTCGCCGTTCGGCACGATCTACGGCACCAACATCACCCCGAGCAAAGAGTACGGCATCGGCCTGTACAGCGATGACGAATTCTTCGCTGCGTTGACCGAAGGCAAGCGTCGCGACGGCGCTAATCTGTACCCGGCGATGCCGTACACCTCGTATCACCTGGTGCCGCGTGAAGATTCGGACGCGATCCACGCCTACCTGAAAACCATCGAGCCGATCGAGCGTGCGGCGCCGGTCACCAGCCTGAGCTTTCCGTTCAACGTGCGTCTGGGCCTGATGGGCTGGAACATGCTGTACGGCAAAGCCCTGAAACTGCAGCCGGCCGAAGGTAAAAGTGAATCCTGGAAGCGCGGCCAGTACATGGTCGAAGTGCTCGGTCACTGCGGCGAATGCCACACGCCACGCGGCCTGCCGGGCGCGATGCAACTGGACAAGCGCCTGACCGGCGGCATCCTCAACGGTTATCTGGCGCCGAGTCTGCTCGCCACCGATCTGGCGGCGCGCGGCTGGAACCAGCAGGATCTGAGTACGTTCCTCAAGCACGGCATGAGTGCGCAGGGGACGATGTTCAACGAGATGTTCCCGGTGTTCCACAACAGCACCCAGGGCCTGAACGATCAGGATCTGGCAGCGATGGCGACGTTCCTGCTCGGCGACAAGCCGCCAGCAGCCAAAGAACTCGTTGAAGTGCCGGTGGACAAGCTCAGCCCGAGCGCCCAGCGCGGCCGTCAGGAATATTTGAACGTCTGCGCCGGTTGCCATGCCGCCGGTGGTGAAGGCAAACCGCACATCGCCGTGGCCATGCGTGGCAATACCACGCTGCGCCTGGAAGATCCGCGCAACCTGGTGCGGGTGATCGAGGACGGCATCGGCGAGCAGAAATTCGCCGGGTTCGAGCACATGCAGCCGATGCCGGGTTTTGCCGACAAGCTCAGCGCTGAGCAGCTTACTGATTTGATGAACTATCTGCGTCAAGGCTGGGGTGGTCAATCGGCAGCGTTGGCGGTCAGCGACGTGCAGAAGCTGCAAGCGGAAGTCCCGGCCGTCGAGCACAAGGCGCACTGA
- a CDS encoding siderophore-interacting protein, whose amino-acid sequence MASTAPYKLFNAVLQRKTLLSPHMMRITLADPSISGMATWAPDQRVKLFFPAEDGTPAKLAQEEGWYARFRSMLANRRPAMRTYTIRHLRADQGEVDIDFVLHGETGPASRWALHAQPGASMQILAPDRGFSAQDAGGFEWKPPQILQQVLLVADATALPAAMGILEELAALAEPPQVQAYFEVDSAPDMLSVPDWPGLSVQWLVRDQAPAAVAGALMAEAVQRAFLPADDSSAGQAAELAEVDIDKDILWEIANTAPEGFYGWIAGESAAVMRLRKHLIKACGIPRESLNLMGYWRYNKAGS is encoded by the coding sequence ATGGCCTCCACCGCTCCCTATAAACTTTTCAATGCAGTGCTGCAGCGCAAGACGCTGTTGAGCCCGCACATGATGCGGATCACGCTGGCTGACCCTTCAATCAGTGGCATGGCCACCTGGGCGCCGGACCAACGCGTCAAACTGTTCTTCCCTGCTGAAGATGGAACCCCCGCAAAGCTCGCGCAGGAGGAGGGTTGGTACGCGCGTTTTCGTTCGATGCTCGCGAACCGTCGACCGGCAATGCGTACTTACACCATTCGTCATCTGCGCGCCGATCAAGGCGAAGTCGACATCGATTTTGTCCTGCATGGCGAGACCGGTCCTGCTTCGCGTTGGGCGCTGCATGCGCAGCCGGGTGCCTCGATGCAGATTCTCGCTCCCGACCGCGGATTTTCCGCGCAGGACGCCGGAGGGTTTGAATGGAAGCCGCCGCAGATACTCCAGCAGGTTTTGCTGGTGGCCGATGCGACGGCATTGCCAGCGGCCATGGGCATTCTCGAAGAGTTGGCCGCCCTGGCCGAACCGCCCCAGGTTCAGGCGTACTTTGAAGTGGACAGCGCCCCAGACATGCTCTCGGTACCAGACTGGCCCGGGCTGTCGGTGCAGTGGCTGGTTCGCGATCAGGCGCCGGCAGCGGTTGCTGGTGCGTTGATGGCAGAGGCAGTGCAACGGGCGTTCCTGCCGGCAGATGATTCCTCAGCCGGGCAAGCTGCCGAACTGGCTGAAGTCGATATCGACAAGGACATTCTCTGGGAGATCGCCAATACCGCCCCTGAAGGGTTCTATGGCTGGATTGCCGGAGAAAGCGCTGCGGTGATGCGCCTGCGCAAGCACCTGATCAAGGCATGCGGCATCCCGAGAGAATCGCTGAACCTGATGGGGTACTGGCGCTACAACAAGGCCGGCAGCTAG
- a CDS encoding SPOR domain-containing protein, with translation MRKLVWMVAALALAGCGEGKSVDVQKPKTAVAAAPAAVSAPQWDLEVRGETPQAVSDLSGWLIEHAFVPTVIKDSSGKTRILIGPFNSQAEAEARKVQVDAALVKAKKQNVESVIVEHPLAP, from the coding sequence GTGCGCAAATTGGTCTGGATGGTCGCGGCACTGGCATTGGCAGGATGTGGTGAAGGCAAGAGTGTAGACGTGCAGAAGCCGAAAACGGCAGTCGCGGCCGCCCCTGCGGCAGTGTCCGCCCCGCAGTGGGACCTCGAAGTGCGTGGCGAAACGCCTCAGGCTGTCAGCGACCTGAGTGGCTGGTTGATCGAGCATGCTTTCGTGCCGACCGTGATCAAGGACAGCAGCGGCAAGACGCGGATCCTGATTGGCCCGTTCAACTCTCAGGCCGAGGCTGAAGCGCGCAAGGTGCAAGTGGACGCGGCCTTGGTGAAGGCCAAGAAACAGAACGTTGAATCGGTGATCGTGGAGCATCCGCTCGCGCCGTAA
- a CDS encoding DUF2214 family protein, with product MLVHWLLAAIHLLAFALGFWAVLTRGTAFSRLAAGVGEAKRVLLADNLWGIAALVLLVTGGMRAFGGFEKGTDYYLHQPLFHLKMTLFVLILLLELAPMITLVKWRIALARGKAIDTGRIKLYARISHVEALLLVLMVIAATGMARGVTFG from the coding sequence ATGCTGGTTCACTGGTTGCTTGCCGCTATCCATCTATTGGCTTTCGCCTTGGGCTTTTGGGCCGTGTTGACCCGTGGTACGGCGTTCAGTCGTCTGGCTGCTGGCGTCGGCGAGGCGAAGCGAGTTTTGCTTGCCGATAATCTGTGGGGGATTGCTGCGCTGGTGCTGCTGGTGACCGGCGGCATGCGCGCCTTCGGCGGCTTTGAAAAGGGCACTGACTATTATCTGCACCAGCCGCTGTTTCACTTGAAGATGACGCTGTTCGTGCTGATTCTGCTGTTAGAGCTGGCGCCGATGATTACGCTGGTCAAATGGCGGATCGCATTGGCGCGGGGCAAGGCGATCGATACCGGACGTATAAAGCTGTATGCGCGGATCAGCCACGTCGAGGCGCTGCTGTTGGTGCTGATGGTGATCGCCGCCACCGGCATGGCGCGAGGCGTGACGTTCGGCTAA
- a CDS encoding SDR family oxidoreductase: MIELSTPKAGTHGRVALVTGAARGIGLGIATWLISEGWQVVLSDLDRVRGSKVAKVLGENAWFIAMDVADESQVALGVAEVLGQFGRLDALVCNAAVADPHNITLESLDLAYWNRVLAVNLSGPMLLAKHCAPYLRAHNGSIVNLASTRARQSEADSEAYAASKGGLLALTHALAISLGPEIRVNAVSPGWIDARDPSARRAEPLADTDHAQHPAGRVGTVEDVAAMVAWLLSRNAGFVTGQEFVVDGGMTKKMIYSE, from the coding sequence GTGATCGAGTTGTCTACTCCGAAGGCGGGCACCCATGGCCGCGTTGCGTTGGTCACCGGTGCCGCGCGCGGCATCGGTCTGGGCATTGCCACCTGGTTGATCAGCGAAGGGTGGCAAGTGGTGCTGAGCGATCTGGATCGGGTGCGCGGTTCGAAAGTGGCGAAGGTGCTGGGCGAGAATGCCTGGTTCATCGCCATGGACGTGGCGGATGAAAGTCAGGTCGCGCTCGGCGTCGCCGAGGTGCTTGGGCAGTTCGGTCGTCTGGATGCGTTGGTGTGCAATGCGGCAGTCGCAGACCCACACAACATCACGCTGGAAAGCCTTGATCTGGCGTACTGGAATCGCGTGCTGGCGGTAAACCTCAGTGGGCCGATGTTGCTGGCCAAGCACTGTGCGCCGTATCTGCGCGCGCACAACGGTTCGATCGTCAATCTGGCTTCCACCCGAGCACGCCAGTCGGAGGCGGACTCAGAAGCCTATGCGGCGAGCAAGGGAGGTTTGTTGGCGCTGACGCATGCGCTGGCTATCAGCCTTGGGCCGGAGATTCGCGTCAATGCCGTGAGTCCGGGCTGGATCGATGCTCGCGATCCGTCCGCGCGTCGTGCCGAACCTCTGGCCGATACCGATCATGCTCAGCATCCGGCGGGCAGGGTAGGGACGGTCGAGGATGTGGCGGCCATGGTTGCGTGGCTGCTGTCGAGGAATGCCGGGTTTGTCACTGGGCAGGAATTCGTCGTTGATGGCGGGATGACCAAGAAGATGATTTACAGCGAATAG
- a CDS encoding XdhC family protein codes for MQHLDLQVVRRALEWSVAGQRLWLCTVLTTYGSAPRAPGSLLAVNDGGQWIGSLSGGCVEEDFLERVAEGAFLDAVNVVRYGEGDDPRSRVSLPCGGILDVLVEKFDAGCEVQAHLRELESALLGQRRLIREVDLASGARSLFADREQGARIEREIDRVRIRIGAAQRLLLAGYSSVAQACAEFAVGLGFEVILCDPRDDVLEGVVLNGVEIRRQLPSVFIADGGCHRDTAVVALTHDPRIDDLAMMEAVRTEAFYIGVMGSQQTSQKRFERLRRIGGLGEVELARIHAPIGLNLGSKTPAEIALAVLADILRIRSGIARDQL; via the coding sequence ATGCAGCATCTCGATCTGCAAGTGGTACGGCGGGCGCTGGAGTGGTCGGTGGCGGGGCAGCGCCTCTGGCTCTGCACCGTGTTGACCACCTACGGCTCGGCGCCGCGCGCACCGGGTTCACTGCTGGCAGTGAACGATGGCGGGCAGTGGATCGGGTCGCTGTCCGGTGGCTGCGTCGAGGAAGACTTTCTCGAGCGCGTGGCGGAAGGTGCGTTTCTCGATGCGGTCAACGTGGTGCGTTACGGCGAAGGTGATGATCCGCGCTCGCGGGTCAGCCTGCCCTGTGGCGGCATTCTCGACGTACTGGTAGAGAAATTTGACGCCGGCTGCGAGGTGCAGGCGCATCTGCGTGAGCTCGAATCGGCGCTGCTCGGTCAGCGCCGCTTGATTCGCGAAGTCGATCTGGCCAGTGGTGCGCGCAGTCTGTTCGCTGATCGCGAGCAGGGTGCGCGCATCGAGCGCGAGATCGACCGGGTGCGGATTCGCATTGGAGCCGCTCAGCGTCTGTTGCTGGCGGGATATTCCAGCGTGGCGCAGGCGTGCGCCGAGTTCGCGGTCGGTCTCGGCTTCGAAGTGATTCTCTGCGATCCGCGTGATGACGTGCTCGAAGGCGTGGTGCTGAATGGCGTGGAGATTCGTCGACAGTTGCCGTCAGTGTTCATCGCCGACGGCGGCTGTCACCGTGATACCGCGGTGGTGGCGTTGACCCACGATCCGCGTATCGACGACCTGGCGATGATGGAGGCGGTGCGCACCGAGGCGTTTTACATCGGCGTCATGGGCTCGCAGCAGACTTCGCAGAAACGCTTCGAGCGCTTGCGCAGAATTGGCGGGCTGGGGGAGGTTGAACTGGCGCGGATTCATGCGCCGATCGGCTTGAACCTGGGCAGTAAGACGCCTGCGGAAATCGCCTTGGCGGTGCTCGCTGACATCTTGCGGATCCGTAGCGGGATCGCTCGGGACCAGCTCTGA